A genomic region of Anaerolineales bacterium contains the following coding sequences:
- a CDS encoding alginate lyase family protein: protein MAAQRIRTLMKAARQLGLRQMADYALYALQLRSGWLRLRTPAGGRAQPPSALQRIIEPAAPAALRRLLGTRQREVLAAAAEVLRGQVRLFGGPPRRLALARRTPQQHWTQYTRSLPDGEDIKPVWELGRLGWATLLARAYWLSGDERYARAWWQRVQRFLAANPVNCGPHWSSAQEVALRLLALSFSFNLLAEAQASTVARQAWLSQALAAHAARIPISLRYARAQNNNHLLSEALGLWTAGLMLPDHPQAAQWQRLGRQHFIDGVRRQVAPDGAYSQHSANYQRLMLQLATWATALARAEAQPLPRATLAQLGQACRWLFGLLDERSGQAVNLGPNDGAYILPFSVAPFADYRPALQAAAWALGVTGLPAGPWDELPLWLGLAAPRGTPRTSAAARKTRAPLRLERGESWAYLRAAHFNGRPGHADQLHLDLWWRGLNIALDAGTYRYTAAAPWDNALASTAVHNTLMLAGREQMQRAGRFLWLDFAQACVLQHSRQHASAEHDGYRAIGCIHRRSVLALPQAWRITDEVLGDTQGQRGRLHWLLPDWPWQLHGDTLQLRSPRGRIEIQIEGQALSLLRAGQRLHGSAASSPIAGWVSATYGSKQPALALIAEPYDGALHKITTYFRLPA from the coding sequence ATGGCTGCCCAACGCATTCGCACCCTGATGAAAGCGGCCCGCCAGCTTGGCCTGCGCCAAATGGCGGATTACGCCCTCTACGCGCTGCAACTGCGCAGCGGCTGGCTGCGCCTGCGCACTCCTGCTGGCGGGCGGGCACAACCGCCCAGCGCACTGCAGCGCATCATCGAACCGGCAGCGCCTGCCGCTCTGCGCCGCCTGCTCGGTACGCGCCAGCGCGAAGTACTGGCCGCCGCCGCCGAGGTGCTGCGCGGGCAGGTGCGCTTGTTCGGCGGCCCGCCGCGCCGCCTGGCACTGGCGCGGCGCACTCCACAACAGCATTGGACGCAGTACACGCGCTCGCTGCCGGATGGCGAGGACATCAAGCCCGTATGGGAGCTGGGCCGTTTGGGCTGGGCTACCTTGCTGGCACGCGCCTACTGGCTCAGTGGTGACGAACGCTATGCGCGCGCCTGGTGGCAACGCGTGCAACGTTTCCTGGCGGCCAACCCGGTGAATTGCGGTCCGCACTGGTCTTCCGCTCAGGAAGTGGCGCTGCGCCTGCTGGCATTGAGTTTTAGCTTCAACTTGCTGGCCGAAGCGCAGGCCAGCACGGTGGCTCGCCAAGCCTGGTTGAGCCAGGCGCTGGCCGCGCACGCCGCGCGCATTCCGATCAGCCTGCGCTATGCCCGCGCCCAGAACAACAATCACCTGCTCAGTGAAGCGCTGGGGCTGTGGACGGCGGGGTTGATGCTGCCCGATCACCCCCAGGCGGCGCAGTGGCAACGTTTGGGCCGCCAGCACTTTATAGACGGCGTGCGCCGCCAGGTGGCGCCGGATGGTGCCTACAGCCAGCACAGCGCCAATTACCAACGGCTGATGTTGCAATTGGCTACCTGGGCCACCGCCCTGGCGCGAGCAGAAGCCCAACCGCTGCCCCGCGCCACCCTGGCCCAGCTGGGACAGGCGTGCCGTTGGCTCTTCGGCCTGCTTGACGAGCGCAGCGGCCAGGCAGTCAATCTCGGCCCCAATGACGGCGCCTACATCCTGCCATTCAGCGTAGCGCCCTTTGCCGATTACCGCCCGGCGCTGCAAGCCGCCGCCTGGGCACTCGGCGTAACCGGGCTGCCAGCCGGCCCGTGGGATGAGCTGCCCCTATGGCTCGGGCTGGCCGCGCCGCGGGGCACGCCACGCACATCCGCCGCGGCACGCAAAACGCGTGCCCCGCTGCGCCTGGAACGCGGCGAAAGCTGGGCCTATCTGCGCGCCGCCCATTTCAACGGGCGCCCAGGCCACGCCGATCAACTACATCTGGATCTGTGGTGGCGCGGTTTGAACATTGCCCTGGATGCTGGCACCTACCGCTATACTGCCGCCGCCCCCTGGGATAATGCCTTGGCCAGTACCGCGGTGCATAACACCCTGATGCTGGCCGGGCGCGAACAGATGCAACGCGCCGGGCGCTTCTTATGGCTTGATTTTGCGCAAGCGTGCGTGCTGCAACACAGCCGCCAGCACGCCAGTGCCGAGCACGATGGCTACCGCGCAATAGGATGCATCCACCGCCGCAGCGTGCTGGCGCTGCCGCAGGCCTGGCGCATCACCGATGAAGTGTTGGGCGATACGCAAGGCCAGCGCGGCCGCCTGCATTGGCTGCTGCCCGATTGGCCGTGGCAGCTGCACGGCGATACCCTGCAACTGCGTTCGCCGCGCGGGCGCATCGAAATCCAGATCGAGGGCCAGGCGCTCAGCCTGCTGCGTGCCGGCCAACGCCTGCATGGCAGCGCGGCTAGCTCTCCCATCGCCGGCTGGGTTTCAGCCACCTATGGCAGCAAGCAGCCCGCCTTGGCACTGATCGCCGAGCCATACGATGGGGCTTTGCACAAAATCACCACATATTTCCGGTTGCCCGCATGA
- a CDS encoding glycosyltransferase family 4 protein → MNASPLHILLIHQAFVALDEAGGTRHYEFARYLAQRGHRVTVIASQTSYLTGSDADKGLESHDFPGGGQLRILRVKTLPGLHRSFTRRVLNFLSFTWNAFWAGLRVKPVDVVWGTTPPIFQAVSAWALARWQRARFVLEVRDLWPAFAIAVGVLRNRALIAASEWLERQLYRAADTVLINSPGFERHVQARGARRVRLVPNGADASMFDPAANGAAFRSQHGLQGAFVALYAGAHGLSNDLGVLLDAAALLQSEPHIQVVLVGDGKDKPQLQAQAAARQLTNVHFIAPLAKEAMANALAAADVCIAILKPLPLYATVYPNKVFDYLAAGRAVVLAIDGVIRQVVSEAHAGVFVPPGDANAMADTLRQLAQQADAVRQMGAAGRAFLEQHFNRPQLAAQLEAVLLEQPPATEQ, encoded by the coding sequence ATGAACGCCTCTCCTTTACATATATTGCTGATTCACCAGGCTTTCGTTGCCCTCGACGAGGCCGGCGGCACGCGCCACTACGAATTTGCGCGCTACCTGGCACAGCGCGGCCATCGCGTCACCGTGATCGCCAGCCAAACCAGTTACCTCACCGGCAGTGATGCCGACAAAGGCCTTGAAAGCCACGATTTTCCAGGCGGCGGCCAATTGCGCATCCTGCGCGTCAAAACCTTGCCTGGGCTGCACCGCAGTTTCACGCGGCGCGTGCTCAATTTTTTGAGTTTTACCTGGAACGCTTTCTGGGCCGGGCTGCGCGTCAAGCCCGTGGATGTGGTCTGGGGCACCACCCCGCCGATCTTCCAGGCGGTCAGCGCCTGGGCGCTGGCACGCTGGCAGCGGGCGCGTTTTGTCTTGGAGGTGCGTGATCTTTGGCCGGCCTTCGCCATCGCCGTGGGCGTGCTGCGCAACCGCGCCTTGATTGCCGCCTCCGAATGGCTGGAGCGCCAGCTCTATCGCGCTGCCGATACGGTGCTGATCAATTCCCCCGGCTTTGAGCGCCATGTGCAGGCGCGCGGCGCCCGCCGCGTACGCCTGGTGCCCAACGGCGCCGATGCCAGCATGTTTGACCCCGCCGCTAATGGCGCCGCTTTCCGCAGCCAGCACGGTTTGCAAGGAGCTTTTGTTGCGCTCTATGCCGGCGCGCACGGGCTCTCGAATGATCTGGGCGTGCTGCTGGATGCCGCGGCACTGCTGCAGAGCGAGCCACACATTCAAGTGGTGCTGGTGGGCGACGGTAAGGACAAGCCGCAATTACAAGCCCAAGCGGCTGCCCGCCAACTCACCAACGTGCACTTCATTGCCCCCTTAGCCAAGGAAGCTATGGCCAACGCCCTGGCCGCCGCGGATGTGTGTATCGCCATCCTCAAGCCCTTGCCGCTCTACGCCACCGTGTATCCCAACAAAGTCTTCGATTATCTTGCCGCCGGACGGGCGGTGGTGCTGGCGATCGATGGCGTGATCCGCCAAGTGGTCAGCGAGGCACACGCTGGCGTGTTCGTGCCACCGGGGGACGCCAACGCGATGGCGGACACCTTGCGCCAATTGGCCCAGCAAGCGGACGCAGTGCGCCAGATGGGCGCCGCCGGGCGCGCCTTTTTAGAGCAACATTTCAACCGCCCGCAACTGGCCGCCCAACTGGAAGCTGTGTTGCTTGAGCAGCCGCCGGCGACCGAGCAGTAA
- a CDS encoding class D sortase, with the protein MAKKSKTLHLEEGELRRMLLERRSADRKRRVAAYAQAGELLPLDAEATEGVVAEPLAGTRIHADADLRLAPPKTSRARLWVERSLLVIELLAVAGLGYIFLNGLDLLGQLNTEVNTTPSAAPLLGPVVLPSGHTAPSAGNAAAPNEAEIPEHLRPLVQAYTAALVLPTPGPEQALGISIPRLGLNAPVVQGDDWEALKRGVGQHIGSANPGENGNLVLSGHNDIYGEVFRHLDQLEPGDEIVILTAETRYIYTVTQRQLVAPTFVEVMFPTTDATITLISCYPYMINTQRIIIKGELSGIRSAS; encoded by the coding sequence ATGGCCAAGAAGAGCAAAACTCTGCATTTAGAAGAAGGCGAATTGCGCCGCATGCTGCTGGAGCGCCGCAGCGCGGACCGCAAGCGCCGCGTGGCAGCGTATGCGCAGGCCGGCGAGCTGCTGCCGCTGGACGCCGAGGCTACCGAAGGCGTGGTGGCAGAGCCGCTGGCGGGCACGCGCATTCATGCCGATGCCGATCTACGCCTGGCCCCACCGAAGACCAGCCGCGCCCGCCTATGGGTGGAACGCAGCCTGCTGGTGATCGAACTGCTGGCAGTGGCTGGGCTTGGCTACATCTTTCTCAACGGACTTGATCTGCTCGGCCAGCTCAATACGGAAGTCAACACGACGCCCAGCGCAGCCCCCTTGCTTGGCCCGGTCGTGCTGCCCTCCGGGCACACTGCGCCGAGCGCGGGCAACGCCGCCGCACCCAACGAAGCTGAGATCCCAGAGCATCTGCGCCCCTTGGTGCAGGCCTACACCGCCGCGCTGGTGTTGCCCACGCCCGGGCCCGAACAGGCGCTGGGCATTAGCATTCCTAGATTGGGGTTGAACGCGCCAGTGGTGCAAGGCGATGATTGGGAAGCGCTCAAGCGCGGGGTGGGCCAGCACATCGGCAGCGCCAACCCCGGTGAGAATGGCAATCTGGTGCTCAGCGGCCACAATGACATCTATGGCGAAGTCTTTCGCCATCTGGACCAATTGGAGCCAGGTGACGAGATCGTGATCCTGACCGCCGAAACGCGCTATATCTACACCGTGACCCAACGCCAATTGGTGGCGCCCACCTTTGTAGAGGTGATGTTCCCCACCACAGACGCCACCATCACCTTGATCAGTTGCTACCCCTATATGATCAACACCCAGCGCATCATCATCAAAGGCGAACTCAGCGGCATCCGTAGCGCCAGCTAG
- a CDS encoding MFS transporter — protein sequence MPKLNAALVYRLIYFIFGLSTLIILTIHVVYRVEVAELDALQLVLLGTALEVTIFLCEIPTGIVADVYSRRLSAIIGIGLIGAGRAVEGLLPVFLVILVAQIISGVGQTFISGALDAWVTDEVGADQVGPVLIAGNQMEILGSLLGIPVGVWVSEQIGLQAAYFAAGGLLAALVVALALWMPERGFSAVPPAQRQGWRTLFSTLRAGVQTARLRPALMVFAVIGLFVGLFSEAWDRLAQPYLLETFSFPSLGALELSTIEWFGILNVVFLLVGLLANQIAKHAVDTTHGPAMARGLQWLYAGMVVTLLVYSLTAQFGIALLAMVLFNGLRRVTFPLARTWINQQIDSRSRATVLSLAGQIDALGELSGGPLLGSVGRLYSMRAALVTSALILSPTVPLYQRIIAMTQPKKEEPH from the coding sequence TTGCCCAAGCTCAATGCTGCCCTCGTCTATCGCCTGATCTATTTTATTTTCGGCCTCAGCACGCTCATCATCCTCACCATCCATGTGGTCTACCGCGTTGAAGTGGCCGAGCTGGACGCGCTGCAATTGGTTCTGCTGGGCACCGCGCTGGAAGTCACTATCTTCCTGTGTGAAATTCCCACAGGCATCGTGGCGGATGTGTATAGCCGGCGGCTCTCGGCGATCATTGGCATTGGCCTGATCGGGGCCGGCCGGGCGGTGGAGGGCTTGTTGCCAGTCTTCCTGGTGATCCTGGTGGCCCAGATCATCAGCGGCGTGGGCCAAACCTTTATCAGCGGCGCTCTGGATGCCTGGGTGACGGACGAAGTGGGCGCCGATCAGGTAGGCCCGGTGCTGATCGCCGGCAATCAAATGGAAATTCTAGGGAGCCTACTGGGGATTCCTGTTGGGGTATGGGTCAGCGAGCAGATCGGTTTGCAGGCCGCGTATTTTGCTGCCGGCGGCCTGTTGGCGGCACTGGTAGTGGCGCTGGCGCTGTGGATGCCCGAACGCGGTTTCAGCGCCGTGCCGCCTGCGCAGCGCCAGGGCTGGCGCACGCTGTTCAGCACGCTGCGCGCCGGCGTGCAAACCGCCCGCCTGCGCCCGGCCCTGATGGTGTTTGCGGTGATCGGCTTGTTTGTGGGTCTGTTCAGTGAGGCCTGGGATCGTTTGGCGCAGCCTTATCTATTGGAGACGTTCAGCTTCCCTAGCCTGGGCGCCTTAGAACTCAGCACAATCGAGTGGTTTGGCATCCTCAATGTGGTCTTCCTGCTGGTGGGCTTGCTGGCCAACCAGATCGCCAAGCACGCTGTCGATACTACCCACGGGCCGGCAATGGCCCGCGGGCTGCAGTGGCTGTATGCCGGCATGGTGGTAACGCTGCTGGTCTACTCGCTCACCGCGCAGTTTGGTATTGCGCTGCTGGCAATGGTGCTATTCAACGGATTACGGCGGGTAACCTTTCCGCTGGCGCGCACCTGGATCAACCAGCAGATCGATTCACGTTCGCGCGCCACGGTGCTCTCCCTGGCCGGGCAAATCGATGCGCTCGGCGAGCTGAGCGGCGGCCCGCTGCTGGGCAGCGTGGGGCGCTTGTACTCGATGCGCGCCGCCCTGGTCACCTCTGCGCTGATCCTGTCGCCCACCGTTCCGCTGTACCAACGCATCATCGCCATGACGCAACCCAAAAAAGAAGAGCCGCACTAG
- a CDS encoding DUF3048 C-terminal domain-containing protein, producing the protein MKPIRLWVLVLLSFLLTACAGAGGLVWLDEDRDGIHDAGEPGVAGVSITLYDDSGAVLGTTQTGADGRYALQLEQDEIYIWAAFELPAGYQFTQARAGNDPNVSSAVDPQTGETDVFLLEGKVDNVNAGLILLASAEPEALPDEPARAAISGRAWLDENANGLQDAGEPGLAGVQVQWLNSDGDAMDEKFTGEDGSYILDDVLAESDFQLAFFPPEGYEITSMDAGNDDSIDSDVGPQSGQTALHTLPAEGMALDAGFVSAAPSSMGPDEFPVGYNPLTGQPLCEPAAAEWGVVGLSISQFPPAATRPPTGLQWAAWVSEWWIGDGDTRLYAQFYGCYPEIDVDAVLGDQQGEAAPQPEAGKVLIGDRVWYDLNGNAEQDAGEPGIPGIGVDLILSSQVIASTTSDGAGGYHFLVEPQYGYSYQVRFNIPANLHTFYFVSANLADDAVDSDPNPDTGVTQGFTLTEGQSEYLNIDAGLRHSIRIEGIRSGRLVYEVMRGYFEGCTVIAGADPTVLAQIQVCAQAASSDTNDIGAAGIDVTKLEEVAKNNISIYGPPNLTGNLFQVAPPDGCVPANSLTMFYNVNNQTYWSYDEAAGAYIRHQNTYLAPDVQEVSSESLNGQPLAFENVLVYFVAHEQLNTAGTIFNVHMESTTGRVKLLRDGLVCDAYWSTVNGEYEKDTGRTRPIRFTYADGTPFPLKPGQLFIHMVHTNADFFEPTAGSGDWRARWYAP; encoded by the coding sequence ATGAAACCAATACGCCTTTGGGTACTTGTACTACTTTCATTTTTGCTGACCGCCTGCGCGGGCGCGGGCGGCCTGGTGTGGTTGGATGAAGACCGCGATGGTATCCACGATGCCGGCGAGCCTGGCGTGGCCGGCGTATCCATCACGCTGTACGATGACAGCGGGGCGGTGCTGGGCACTACCCAAACTGGCGCCGATGGCCGCTACGCGCTGCAACTGGAGCAGGATGAGATCTATATCTGGGCGGCGTTCGAATTGCCCGCTGGCTACCAGTTCACGCAGGCCCGCGCCGGCAATGACCCTAACGTGAGCAGCGCGGTGGACCCGCAGACCGGTGAAACGGATGTGTTCCTGCTGGAGGGCAAAGTTGACAACGTCAATGCCGGTTTGATCCTGCTGGCTAGCGCCGAGCCGGAGGCGCTGCCCGACGAGCCCGCCCGCGCCGCAATCAGCGGCCGCGCCTGGCTGGACGAGAACGCCAACGGCCTGCAAGATGCCGGCGAGCCTGGCCTGGCGGGGGTGCAGGTGCAATGGCTCAATAGTGATGGCGATGCCATGGATGAAAAGTTCACTGGCGAGGATGGCAGCTACATCCTTGATGATGTGCTCGCCGAAAGTGACTTCCAGTTGGCCTTCTTCCCGCCCGAAGGCTACGAGATCACTTCCATGGATGCGGGGAACGATGACAGCATCGATAGCGATGTTGGCCCGCAAAGCGGCCAAACCGCACTGCATACACTACCTGCCGAGGGCATGGCGTTGGACGCGGGCTTCGTGTCCGCAGCGCCCAGCAGCATGGGGCCGGATGAGTTCCCGGTGGGCTACAACCCGCTGACCGGCCAGCCCCTGTGCGAGCCGGCCGCGGCCGAGTGGGGCGTGGTGGGCCTTTCCATCTCGCAGTTCCCGCCGGCCGCCACGCGGCCACCTACCGGGCTGCAATGGGCCGCCTGGGTCAGTGAGTGGTGGATCGGCGATGGCGATACGCGCCTGTATGCCCAGTTCTACGGCTGCTACCCCGAAATTGATGTGGATGCTGTGTTGGGTGATCAGCAGGGTGAGGCGGCCCCGCAGCCGGAGGCCGGCAAGGTGCTGATCGGCGACCGCGTCTGGTATGACCTCAACGGCAATGCCGAGCAAGACGCCGGCGAACCCGGCATACCGGGCATCGGCGTGGATTTGATCCTGAGCAGCCAGGTGATCGCCAGCACCACCAGTGATGGTGCCGGGGGCTATCACTTCCTGGTCGAGCCACAGTACGGCTACAGCTATCAGGTGCGCTTTAACATTCCCGCCAATTTGCATACCTTCTACTTTGTCAGTGCCAACCTGGCCGATGACGCGGTCGATAGTGACCCCAACCCCGACACGGGCGTGACCCAGGGCTTCACCCTTACTGAGGGACAAAGCGAATACCTGAACATCGATGCCGGGTTGCGCCATTCGATTCGCATCGAAGGCATCCGTTCGGGCCGCCTGGTCTATGAAGTCATGCGCGGCTACTTTGAAGGCTGCACTGTGATCGCCGGGGCGGATCCCACCGTGCTGGCGCAGATCCAGGTCTGCGCACAGGCGGCCAGCAGCGATACCAATGACATCGGCGCAGCCGGCATTGACGTCACCAAGCTGGAAGAGGTGGCCAAGAACAACATCAGCATCTATGGCCCACCCAACCTGACCGGCAATCTGTTCCAGGTGGCCCCGCCGGATGGTTGCGTGCCGGCCAACTCGCTGACCATGTTCTACAACGTCAATAACCAAACCTACTGGAGCTATGACGAAGCCGCCGGCGCCTACATCCGCCACCAAAACACCTACCTGGCGCCGGATGTGCAGGAAGTCAGTAGCGAATCGTTGAATGGCCAACCCCTGGCGTTTGAGAATGTGCTGGTCTACTTCGTTGCGCATGAGCAGTTGAACACGGCGGGCACGATCTTTAATGTGCACATGGAAAGCACCACGGGCCGGGTGAAACTGTTGCGCGACGGGCTGGTATGCGATGCCTACTGGTCCACCGTTAATGGGGAGTATGAAAAAGACACCGGGCGTACCCGGCCGATCCGTTTTACCTATGCGGATGGCACACCCTTCCCGCTGAAACCCGGCCAGCTCTTCATCCATATGGTGCACACCAATGCTGATTTCTTCGAGCCCACCGCGGGCTCAGGGGATTGGCGGGCGCGCTGGTATGCGCCTTAA
- the acnA gene encoding aconitate hydratase AcnA produces MTTDFFNTRSTLSVGPKTYTFYSLKKLEAAGLTQLDKLPFSMRIMLEAALRGCNNVDILEQDVRNLAAWQPRTEKRGAMPFKPARVLLQDFTGVPTIVDLAAMRDAVAALGGDPKKINPQVPVDLVIDHSVQVDFFASADALQRNAEIEFMRNRERYEFLHWGQQAFDNFRVVPPATGIVHQVNLEFLAQVVMTRQVGEDVLAFPDTLVGTDSHSTMINGLGVVGWGVGGIEAEAAMLGRAIDMLTPDVLGFKLHGKLREGVTPTDLTLTITQMLRKKGAVDKFIEFYGAGLDSLSLADRAMIANMTPENGGTITFFPVDAETLRYLRASARTEEQIALVEAYCKEQNLFRDATTPEPQFTDTLELDLDSVEPSLAGPKRPQDRVSLENMRAEFHKALQAPKTERGFALPAERMSDTVTFGSNGSRTEMGHGALVIAAITSCTNTSNPSVMLGAGLLAKKAVERGLKVKPYVKTSLAPGSRVVTEYLEKAQLMEPLAELGFNLVGYGCTTCIGNSGPLAGEVVKAITSGDLVTAAVLSGNRNFEGRIHPYALANYLASPPLVVAYALAGTVDIDLSTEPIGIGKDNEPVYLKDIWPTQQEVREAVENNVTPEMFAERYSNVFTGNDTWNAIQAGSSELFDWKADSTYIHKPPFFDGLTMQLTPSEDVLGARVLVSLGDSVTTDHISPAGSIPADSPAGKYLLDNGVTVPNFNSYGSRRGNDLVLTRGTFANIRLKNLMLDGVEGGYTLHLPDGEQMSIYDAAQQYKADGTPLIVLAGKEYGSGSSRDWAAKGPLLLGVKAVIAESFERIHRSNLVGMGVLPLQFLPGESRESLGLTGRESFSLTGIAAMAGPAAEIQVMALGEDGKETAFSVKSRLDTPLDLEVYKQGGILQTVLRELAK; encoded by the coding sequence ATGACAACTGATTTCTTCAATACACGCAGCACCCTCTCTGTTGGCCCCAAAACCTATACGTTCTATAGCCTGAAGAAGCTGGAAGCAGCCGGCTTGACCCAGCTGGACAAGCTACCCTTCTCCATGCGCATCATGCTGGAAGCCGCATTGCGTGGCTGCAACAATGTCGACATCCTTGAACAGGATGTGCGCAACCTGGCCGCCTGGCAACCGCGCACCGAAAAGCGCGGCGCGATGCCCTTCAAGCCGGCGCGGGTGCTATTGCAAGACTTCACCGGGGTGCCCACCATCGTAGACCTGGCCGCCATGCGTGACGCGGTGGCCGCGCTCGGCGGTGACCCCAAGAAGATCAATCCTCAAGTGCCGGTCGATCTGGTGATCGACCACTCAGTGCAGGTCGATTTCTTTGCCAGCGCGGATGCGCTGCAGCGCAACGCCGAGATCGAGTTCATGCGCAACCGTGAACGCTACGAATTTCTGCACTGGGGCCAGCAAGCCTTCGATAATTTCCGCGTGGTGCCGCCGGCCACTGGCATCGTCCACCAGGTCAACCTTGAATTCCTGGCCCAGGTGGTGATGACCCGCCAGGTGGGCGAGGACGTGCTCGCCTTCCCCGACACGCTGGTCGGCACGGACTCGCACTCCACGATGATCAACGGCCTCGGCGTTGTAGGTTGGGGCGTGGGTGGCATCGAGGCCGAGGCCGCTATGCTTGGCCGCGCCATCGACATGCTCACGCCGGATGTGCTCGGCTTCAAACTGCACGGCAAGCTGCGCGAAGGCGTGACCCCCACTGACCTGACGCTGACGATTACCCAGATGCTGCGCAAAAAGGGTGCGGTAGATAAGTTCATTGAGTTCTACGGTGCAGGTTTGGATTCGCTCAGCCTGGCCGACCGCGCCATGATCGCTAACATGACCCCAGAAAACGGCGGCACGATCACCTTCTTCCCGGTGGACGCGGAAACGCTGCGTTACCTGCGCGCCAGCGCCCGCACCGAGGAGCAGATCGCCCTGGTGGAAGCGTATTGCAAGGAACAGAATCTGTTCCGCGACGCCACTACGCCCGAGCCGCAATTTACCGATACGCTGGAGCTTGACCTCGACTCCGTGGAGCCCAGCCTGGCTGGCCCCAAGCGCCCGCAAGACCGCGTGAGCCTGGAGAATATGCGTGCCGAGTTCCACAAGGCACTGCAAGCCCCCAAGACCGAGCGTGGCTTTGCCCTGCCAGCTGAGCGCATGAGCGACACGGTGACCTTTGGCAGCAATGGCTCGCGCACCGAGATGGGCCACGGCGCCCTGGTGATCGCCGCGATCACCTCGTGCACCAACACCAGCAATCCTTCGGTGATGCTGGGCGCCGGCCTGCTGGCCAAGAAAGCCGTTGAACGCGGTCTCAAAGTCAAGCCCTACGTAAAGACCAGCCTGGCCCCTGGCTCGCGCGTCGTCACCGAATACCTCGAGAAGGCCCAGCTGATGGAACCGCTGGCCGAGCTCGGCTTCAATCTGGTGGGCTACGGCTGCACCACCTGCATCGGCAACAGCGGCCCGCTGGCCGGCGAGGTGGTCAAGGCCATCACCAGCGGCGATCTGGTCACCGCGGCGGTGCTCTCGGGCAACCGCAACTTCGAAGGCCGCATCCACCCCTATGCGCTGGCCAACTACCTGGCCTCGCCGCCACTGGTGGTCGCCTATGCGTTGGCGGGCACGGTGGATATTGACCTTTCCACCGAGCCGATTGGCATCGGCAAGGACAACGAGCCGGTGTACCTCAAGGACATCTGGCCCACCCAGCAAGAAGTGCGCGAAGCGGTGGAAAACAACGTCACGCCGGAGATGTTCGCCGAGCGCTACTCCAACGTCTTCACTGGCAACGACACCTGGAACGCCATCCAGGCCGGCAGCAGCGAGCTGTTCGACTGGAAGGCTGACTCCACCTACATCCACAAGCCGCCCTTCTTCGACGGGCTGACCATGCAACTGACCCCCAGCGAGGATGTGCTGGGAGCCCGCGTGCTGGTGAGCCTGGGTGACTCGGTGACGACGGATCACATCTCGCCGGCCGGCTCGATCCCCGCCGATAGCCCGGCCGGAAAGTACCTGCTCGATAACGGCGTCACTGTGCCCAACTTCAACTCCTATGGCTCGCGCCGCGGCAATGACCTGGTGCTGACGCGTGGCACCTTTGCCAACATTCGCCTCAAGAACCTGATGCTGGATGGCGTAGAGGGTGGCTACACCCTGCACTTGCCCGACGGCGAGCAGATGAGCATTTACGATGCCGCGCAGCAATACAAGGCGGATGGCACGCCACTGATCGTGCTGGCGGGCAAGGAATACGGCTCCGGCTCCAGCCGTGACTGGGCCGCCAAGGGCCCGCTGCTGCTGGGCGTCAAGGCCGTGATCGCCGAATCCTTCGAGCGCATCCACCGCAGCAACCTGGTGGGCATGGGCGTGCTGCCCTTGCAGTTCCTGCCCGGTGAGAGCCGCGAGAGCCTGGGCCTCACCGGCCGCGAGAGCTTCAGCCTCACCGGCATCGCCGCTATGGCTGGCCCGGCAGCGGAGATTCAGGTGATGGCGCTGGGAGAGGATGGCAAGGAAACCGCCTTCAGCGTGAAGAGCCGCCTCGACACCCCGCTCGACCTCGAAGTCTACAAGCAAGGCGGCATCCTGCAGACCGTGCTGCGCGAGTTAGCGAAGTAG
- the surE gene encoding 5'/3'-nucleotidase SurE, with protein sequence MKILVTNDDGITHPGLLALVQAVKPLGDVTVLAPDRNWSASGHVKTLHRPLRVRPTELPDGTPAHMSDGAPSDCIALALLGYFDHAFDLVVSGINPYANIGDDVTYSGTVTAAMEAAIGGLPGIAFSLDSPIGLNGQRDFSAASAICRRVATRVAAAGLPRQTLLNVNIPYLPLEEIKGVQVTRLGMRVYRDELVRRIDPQHNPYYWIGGEAPTGQPDEGTEVAALQAGYVSVTPLHMDMTSFNLIPELAGWSW encoded by the coding sequence ATGAAGATACTCGTAACCAACGATGATGGCATCACCCACCCGGGGCTACTGGCCCTGGTGCAGGCGGTTAAACCGCTGGGAGACGTGACCGTCTTGGCGCCCGACCGCAACTGGAGCGCCTCGGGGCACGTAAAAACGCTGCACCGCCCGCTGCGTGTACGCCCCACCGAGCTACCCGATGGCACCCCCGCCCACATGAGCGATGGCGCCCCTTCCGATTGCATCGCCCTGGCGCTGCTGGGCTACTTTGACCACGCGTTCGATCTGGTGGTTTCGGGCATCAACCCCTACGCCAACATCGGCGATGATGTCACCTACTCCGGCACGGTGACCGCAGCGATGGAAGCCGCCATCGGCGGGCTGCCCGGCATCGCCTTCTCGCTCGATTCACCGATCGGCCTCAACGGCCAGCGCGATTTCAGCGCGGCCAGCGCGATCTGCCGCCGCGTGGCCACCCGGGTGGCGGCGGCCGGCTTGCCGCGCCAAACCCTGCTAAACGTCAATATCCCTTACCTGCCGCTGGAAGAGATCAAGGGTGTGCAAGTTACCCGGCTGGGGATGCGCGTCTACCGCGACGAGCTGGTGCGCCGCATCGATCCGCAGCACAACCCATATTACTGGATCGGCGGTGAGGCGCCCACTGGCCAGCCGGATGAAGGTACTGAGGTTGCCGCGCTGCAAGCCGGCTACGTCTCGGTGACACCTCTGCACATGGACATGACCTCATTCAACCTGATCCCCGAATTGGCGGGCTGGAGCTGGTAA